One Mercenaria mercenaria strain notata chromosome 12, MADL_Memer_1, whole genome shotgun sequence DNA segment encodes these proteins:
- the LOC123533606 gene encoding uncharacterized protein LOC123533606, giving the protein MTTDSFELLPDSCQPPDRKCCDHLHKVLTIHPFLYGFVFISILVLDIAEVINDCFLFKDVSYLEEGLVYGPLSPTLVMILLLATAVGSLAIVFEILNITRDICSGKPWVDLDLDSALVVWLNEIPILSVNFAISLCHSEPVSYFQLTKCLIVILSVFLRIVVPLIRLYLAQDEDSSRKPFRKSIYKFVTNIGLCLALCGSVTIFIFTHVIALGEKQFKFRMPHEIWAGKSVFDEYFSDVGIYLHHRNLKSFKNDEIWLKLADIDEFYTIDSMNVKVTYTISYENKIEKLVMNSYNSSKERFRECYNLAESENGTLNYLYIGNCSFTYITSEENSEKLIFKFVFHRPQMHLLLGDISYKVKYLKNFVCYNVAGNDTFLYDNIGSKPTVLGQLLYMKQETRLHASHRLVHKNMSSNQSTSSLLYEADHYMKTADEIWKTGMYGCECTGKHGPTMDENITVMC; this is encoded by the coding sequence ATGACCACAGATAGTTTTGAACTTCTTCCAGACAGTTGCCAGCCCCCAGACAGAAAATGTTGTGACCACTTACACAAAGTCTTAACAATTCATCCATTTTTGTATGGTTTTGTTTTCATCAGTATTCTGGTACTTGACATTGCGGAAGTCATCAATGACTGTTTTCTCTTCAAAGACGTGTCATATTTGGAGGAGGGACTTGTCTATGGACCACTGAGCCCAACTCTTGTTATGATATTGCTCTTAGCAACTGCAGTTGGATCACTGGCTATTGTGTTTGAAATTCTGAATATTACTCGTGACATATGCAGCGGAAAACCTTgggttgaccttgacctagattctgCTTTGGTTGTTTGGCTTAATGAGATACCGATACTCTCAGTGAATTTTGCAATAAGTCTTTGTCACAGTGAGCCTGTGAGTTATTTCCAACTAACAAAATGTCTAATAGTAATATTATCTGTTTTCTTGCGTATTGTTGTTCCACTTATTCGTCTATATTTAGCCCaagatgaagattcatcaagaaAACCATTTCGCAAATCTATTTATAAATTTGTGACAAATATCGGTTTATGTCTTGCACTGTGTGGTTCTGTAACAATATTCATATTTACTCATGTTATTGCATTGGGTGAGAAACAATTTAAGTTCCGAATGCCACATGAAATCTGGGCAGGAAAATCTGTTTTTGACGAGTACTTTTCTGATGTTGGGATATATTTACACCACAGAAACTTGAAATCGTTTAAGAATGATGAAATTTGGCTCAAGCTAGCAGATATTGATGAGTTTTACACAATAGATAGTATGAATGTCAAGGTAACCTACACAATTTCTTATGAAAACAAAATCGAAAAGCTGGTAATGAATAGCTACAATTCATCTAAGGAACGATTTCGTGAATGCTATAATCTTGCTGAATCAGAAAATGGAACTCTAAATTATTTGTATATTGGTAACTGTAGTTTTACTTATATTACCTCAGAAGAAAACTCAGAGaaacttatatttaaatttgtttttcatcGCCCTCAAATGCATCTTTTACTTGGAGACATTTCTTATAAGGTGAAATACTTAAAGAATTTTGTGTGTTACAATGTTGCTGGaaatgatacatttttgtatgacAATATTGGTAGCAAGCCCACAGTGCTTGGCCAATTACTCTACATGAAGCAGGAAACCAGACTGCATGCAAGCCATAGACTGGTTCACAAAAATATGTCATCAAACCAGTCTACAAGCAGCCTTCTTTATGAAGCAGATCATTACATGAAAACAGCAGATGAAATCTGGAAAACAGGAATGTATGGCTGCGAATGCACAGGAAAACATGGACCAACAATGGATGAAAACATAACAGTGATGTGTTAA